The Candidatus Thermoplasmatota archaeon DNA segment TTATCCTATAAAACAATTTTAAACAGGAGAAAAAAACTCAGGGGGAAAACTATTTATTTAAAAAACAGATTATTAAAATGGGGGACAAGGAGTAAAAACAGGGGAGGTAAATTCAAGTACCTGCTTTCCACATAAGAGGCACATTCCTCCTATCAACGCATCCCGTCCCCCACCTTTTGCGTATGTAATCTAAGAACCGGTTTTTAGTTTAAAAAAAAAAATTAAAAAAAATAAGTTTTTTTCAGCAAATATGGTTCTGGTAACCATTATAACATGGCACACCAAATTGCATATTTGTTGAAACCATTGTTTGGTTTTTTTTATCCGAATAGTGCGCCTAAGCCTGCTGCAGCTTCTTCTTCAGAGACTTCTTCTTTTTTCTCTTTCTTCTTTTCTTCTTTCTTTCCTTCTGCAGATGCCTCAGCAGTTTTTGCAGGTGCCGCTGGAGCAGCCATCGTAACAGCAGCTGTTTTTATAGCCTCGTCTATGTTGACACCCTCAAGGGATGCAGTCAAAGCTTTTATCCTTGCTTCATCAACTTTTACACCAGCAGCTGTCAACACTTTTTTTATGTGTTCTTCTGTAATAGGTTTGCCTGCGGCGTGAAGAAGAAGTGCGCTGTATATGTATTCCATTTTATTTTTCCTCCTGTAAAATTTTTTTTATGTTATCATTTTCTTTAAATCTTCATCTAAAGCCTCTTGTTGCATACGTGATGCAACAACAACCATGTTCATATGTGCCTTAGACAACAAACTTTTAACAGTCTCTTTAGTGATTATGTTCTTTTCAATTGCGAGAATGAAGGCATCACGGTGCGCCTTCTGCAACAACGGTACAATAGTGGTTTTGTTAACCCAAGCTGATTCCATAGCCAGGTTAAAAGCGTAGCTATAAGCTTTTTGAAGATTCATCTTGAATTCATCAATGTTAATATCAAGAATATCTGGACCAAATATCTTACCATCCTCATAGACACCATGAAGTGTCATACCAACCTCAATTGGGTATATCTCAAGGCGCGTAATCATCTGCGCAACATCAGAGGGGATCTTTTTCCCAGCTGGTACAAGAACCTTATCTGCTTTAATAACAACCTTACCATCCTGGATAATAGCTGGTATACCAACTTTTTGCAATTCACCAACAATGGGACCTGGTTTGAAATTAGTTT contains these protein-coding regions:
- the rpl12p gene encoding 50S ribosomal protein P1 codes for the protein MEYIYSALLLHAAGKPITEEHIKKVLTAAGVKVDEARIKALTASLEGVNIDEAIKTAAVTMAAPAAPAKTAEASAEGKKEEKKKEKKEEVSEEEAAAGLGALFG
- a CDS encoding 50S ribosomal protein L10 — protein: MAHVAKWKHGEVAELTNLLTSNKVVGIAEIGGIPGPQMQKMRKNLQKNAVIRSAKNTLILRALDEAENKAKGISGLKGAVKGQAAVIATNMNPFKLFSQIKATRAMTPAKGGETTPHDISVKAGETNFKPGPIVGELQKVGIPAIIQDGKVVIKADKVLVPAGKKIPSDVAQMITRLEIYPIEVGMTLHGVYEDGKIFGPDILDINIDEFKMNLQKAYSYAFNLAMESAWVNKTTIVPLLQKAHRDAFILAIEKNIITKETVKSLLSKAHMNMVVVASRMQQEALDEDLKKMIT